From the genome of Ignavibacteriales bacterium, one region includes:
- a CDS encoding KpsF/GutQ family sugar-phosphate isomerase: protein MTEEQIINKGIEVVRIESKAVQDLVNSIDNNFVRAVQKIYDAKGRIVFTGIGKSGIIARKIVATMNSTGTAAIYMHPTDALHGDLGMVRNDDIVIFISKSGHTEELHKLMPMLKRINVTIIGMLGEVNSKLSKDCDIVLNVSVKEEACPYDLAPTASTTSALVMGDALAITLLEMRGFTAEDFALLHPGGSLGKRLSLKISEIMIKGKDVPVVIENASIKDTILEITSKRLGTTCVVNENGILTGVITDGDLRRLLEKTLDIKNLTAVDLMTKNPKTISKEFLASFAIQQMEKFNITSLIVADKLNKPEGILHLHDLVKLGLQSR, encoded by the coding sequence GTGACAGAAGAACAGATTATTAATAAAGGAATTGAGGTTGTTAGGATTGAATCTAAAGCTGTCCAGGATTTAGTCAACAGTATTGATAATAATTTTGTTAGAGCTGTTCAAAAAATTTATGATGCAAAGGGAAGAATTGTTTTTACGGGTATCGGCAAATCCGGAATAATTGCCCGTAAGATCGTAGCCACAATGAATTCTACAGGTACTGCCGCGATTTATATGCATCCAACTGATGCGCTTCATGGCGATCTTGGAATGGTTCGCAACGATGATATAGTAATTTTTATTTCGAAGAGCGGGCATACGGAAGAATTACACAAACTAATGCCAATGTTAAAGCGAATCAATGTTACAATTATAGGAATGCTTGGAGAAGTGAATTCCAAACTCTCGAAGGATTGCGATATTGTCCTTAATGTAAGCGTTAAAGAAGAAGCATGCCCGTACGATCTTGCACCTACGGCATCCACAACATCGGCGCTTGTTATGGGAGATGCGCTTGCCATTACTCTTTTAGAAATGCGCGGATTTACTGCAGAAGATTTTGCACTCCTTCACCCAGGCGGCAGTTTGGGCAAACGGCTCTCACTCAAAATTTCGGAAATCATGATAAAGGGAAAGGATGTTCCGGTTGTAATTGAAAATGCATCCATTAAGGATACAATATTAGAAATTACCTCAAAGCGACTTGGAACGACTTGCGTCGTAAATGAAAATGGAATTTTGACCGGTGTTATAACTGATGGAGATTTACGCAGACTTTTGGAAAAGACTCTCGATATCAAAAATTTGACCGCAGTTGATCTGATGACTAAGAATCCCAAGACAATCAGTAAAGAATTTTTAGCTTCGTTCGCAATTCAGCAAATGGAAAAATTTAATATAACATCATTGATTGTAGCGGATAAACTCAATAAACCGGAAGGTATCCTACATTTGCATGATCTAGTGAAACTTGGTTTACAATCAAGATGA
- a CDS encoding HAD hydrolase family protein yields MKSELLNKFREIKIFLFDLDGVLMNDGESAEKCTESVAGICNEFKLLDAMFGIVTARSDDKLIDKLKTIENCFVLNGTLDKVSMVNVFLNSRSIIYQNVFYMGDSILDIPLLQKCGLSCAPKSARREVKRAVSFSTNADNCEELLKEILNYYKKSKEPASRATKY; encoded by the coding sequence ATGAAAAGTGAACTCCTGAATAAATTCCGGGAGATCAAGATATTTCTATTCGATCTTGATGGTGTTCTCATGAACGATGGTGAATCGGCTGAAAAATGTACAGAATCTGTCGCCGGGATCTGCAATGAATTTAAACTGCTTGATGCAATGTTTGGAATCGTTACTGCTCGATCGGATGATAAGTTGATCGACAAATTAAAAACTATAGAAAATTGTTTTGTCTTGAACGGAACTTTGGATAAAGTCTCAATGGTAAATGTTTTTTTAAACTCCAGATCGATCATTTATCAAAACGTTTTTTATATGGGGGATAGCATATTAGATATTCCTCTTTTACAAAAATGCGGTTTATCGTGCGCTCCGAAAAGCGCAAGAAGGGAAGTAAAGAGAGCTGTTTCATTCAGCACAAACGCAGATAATTGCGAAGAGCTGCTGAAAGAAATATTAAATTACTATAAAAAATCAAAGGAGCCAGCAAGCCGTGCAACAAAATATTAA
- the kdsA gene encoding 3-deoxy-8-phosphooctulonate synthase: MIHVNKIKIGSNSPFVLIAGPCVIENEKITMNTAEEIKKITGDLNIPFIFKSSYKKANRTNINSFSGIHFEKALKILQKVKKEFSVPILTDIHNEKEIEAVSEIADVLQIPAFLCRQTDLLLAAARTGKIINIKKGQFLAPEDMKHVIQKIESVKNKKILLTERGTTFGYHNLVVDMRSLDIMKGLGYPVIMDATHAVQLPSDSNVSGGEARFIPTLARAAAAVGIDGLFLEVHPDPTKALSDAASQLPLHSLKKLLVLIKQIDELVKNEK; the protein is encoded by the coding sequence ATGATCCATGTAAACAAAATTAAAATCGGAAGTAATTCTCCATTTGTACTAATTGCCGGTCCATGCGTAATCGAGAACGAAAAGATCACAATGAATACTGCCGAGGAAATTAAAAAAATTACCGGCGACTTAAATATTCCATTTATTTTCAAATCGAGTTATAAAAAAGCAAACCGTACAAATATTAATTCTTTCAGCGGTATTCATTTTGAAAAAGCACTTAAAATTTTACAAAAGGTTAAGAAAGAATTCTCAGTTCCGATATTAACAGATATTCATAATGAAAAAGAAATTGAAGCAGTTTCTGAAATTGCCGATGTATTACAGATTCCGGCATTCCTTTGCAGACAAACCGATTTGTTATTAGCAGCCGCAAGAACCGGAAAAATTATCAACATCAAGAAAGGTCAGTTTCTTGCACCGGAGGATATGAAGCACGTTATCCAAAAAATTGAATCGGTAAAAAACAAAAAAATTCTATTAACGGAACGCGGCACAACATTCGGCTATCATAATCTTGTTGTTGATATGCGTTCTCTCGATATTATGAAAGGTTTAGGTTACCCTGTAATTATGGATGCAACTCATGCCGTACAATTGCCAAGCGATTCTAATGTTTCCGGCGGTGAAGCACGGTTCATTCCAACTTTAGCAAGAGCCGCCGCCGCCGTTGGAATAGACGGATTGTTTCTTGAAGTTCATCCCGATCCTACAAAAGCATTGAGCGATGCTGCAAGTCAGCTACCTCTTCATTCACTTAAAAAACTTTTAGTCTTGATTAAACAGATAGATGAATTAGTGAAAAATGAAAAGTGA